Proteins encoded together in one Hydrogenoanaerobacterium saccharovorans window:
- a CDS encoding GNAT family N-acetyltransferase — translation MEIQKTKLKDLDTVMEIYNEARQFMKDNGNPFQWGDNHPSRELINCDIEKGISYVCIDSGEIVGVFCLLTVAEPTYEKIYNGSWLNDKPYVTIHRLAAIGGRGIATFCINWCIRNFGNVRADTHKDNIPMQKVFSKTGFKQCGTIYLADGTERIAYQNNMANKEA, via the coding sequence ATGGAAATCCAAAAGACCAAACTGAAAGATTTAGATACCGTAATGGAGATTTACAACGAAGCACGCCAGTTTATGAAAGACAATGGAAATCCATTTCAATGGGGAGATAACCATCCTTCACGCGAGTTGATTAATTGTGATATTGAAAAGGGCATAAGTTATGTATGCATAGATTCTGGGGAGATTGTTGGGGTATTCTGTTTGCTAACTGTTGCAGAACCCACCTACGAGAAAATTTATAACGGCTCATGGCTTAATGATAAGCCGTATGTAACGATTCATCGGTTGGCGGCAATCGGCGGCCGCGGCATTGCTACCTTTTGCATTAATTGGTGTATACGCAATTTTGGCAATGTTCGTGCGGATACCCATAAAGATAATATTCCGATGCAAAAAGTTTTTTCCAAAACAGGATTTAAGCAATGCGGAACGATTTACTTAGCTGACGGTACGGAGCGCATTGCATATCAAAATAATATGGCTAATAAAGAAGCGTAG